The genomic region CAGAAATTGGGTTTTTCACATTCTCCATCCCCGCTACTGCACCGATTTCAAAAGTGGATCCATCCATAAAGGCACCGTCTAGTTGTACCTTTCCATCTTGATTAGGTAAGCCACCATATCCTACTGAAATATAATTGGGAAAATTTTCGACTTCGCTAATAACTGCTTCGAGGGTTTGCCCAGCATCACTTTCGTTAGCTAACGTACCAATATTATTAAGAACGGCTTGATAAGCCATCCGCCAAGTTGCAATCACTCCATAAGACATACTTTCTCCTCCGTTTTCCTGTTTTACAATATTATACCCTTACATACAAAAACATCACAAAAAATATTTTTTTGTGATGTTTAGCGACTTTATTTTTTATCATCTAATCTTAAAAACAGGGCATTTATTGCTACAATTACCGTTGAAAGCGACATTAAAATCGCTCCAACTGCAGGTGAAAGTGTAAATCCGATAGGCGCTAAAATTCCAGCTGCCAGTGGAATCGCAATGAAGTTGTACCCTGCTCCCCATAGAAGGTTTTCATTCATTTTACGTGTGGTTTTTTGAGCTAGTTCAATAAAGGCAGCAATGTCACCTGGATCTGATTGAGTCAAGACCACATCTGCTGAATCAATCGCAACTTGTGTTCCCGCTCCGACCGCTAGACCAACATCTGCTAAGGCTAACGGCGGTGCATCGTTGACACCATCCCCTACCATAATAACTGTTTTGCCTTCTTTTTTTAATTTTTCTACAAGGTTATATTTGTCTTGAGGTGATTGATTGGATACATACGAAATTCCCAGTTCATCGGCAATTGCTTTTGCTGCTGCTTCGTTATCACCGGTTGCCATCAGTGCCTCAATTCCTTGTTCTTTCAAAGTTTTGATTAAATCAGCGCTGGTTGCTTTTAATTCATCTCCTAAAGCGACCATACCAATGGCTTGTCCTTCTTCAATCAGAATACTGACTGTAGCGCCTGTTGGAATATCTATATTTAAATCTTTTCCATAGCTCTTTTGGCTTAGTAATTGATAATGTTTACCTGCCGACTCTCCTTCAACACCAGAACCAGAAATAATGGAAACAGAATCAAATGCGACTGGTTTAACATCGGCTGCTTTAGAGTAAGCAACGATTGATTTTGCAATCGGATGACTGGATCCAGATTCAATCCCCGCTAGTAATCCAATCACTTTTTCTTTTGCATAGCTTTCATTTAATACTTGTACGTCTAAAACTTCAAAGGTCCCTGTTGTGAGCGTTCCGGTCTTATCTAAGACCATGATATCTGCTTTGTTAGCTAGTTCTAAAGCTTCCCGGTCTTTAACGAGTAAACCACGACTAGCACCTAAACTGGTACTACGAGCCACCACTAAGGGAATCGCTAAACCGAGGGCATGCGGACAAGCAATGACTAGCGTTGTCACCGTGAAGCGAACGGCAGTTTGAAGATCCGCTAGTATCAGCCAAACGACAAATGCAACAATGGAAACTCCTAAAGCAATGTAAAATAGCCACCCGGCAACTTTATTAGCCAGATTTTCCGCATGAGAAGGTTGATTTTGTGCTTCTCTAATGAGGTTTTGAACTTGTGAGATAAAGGATTGATCGCCTGTTTCACTGACTTCAATAAAGAGAGCAGCATCGCCGTTCGTAGAACCACCAATCACTTTATCTTCTACTTTTTTCTCAACTAATTTAGATTCACCTGTTAGAAGTGCTTCGTTAACTCGCGATTCCCCGCGAACGACTTTCCCATCTGCAGGGATATTCTCGCCCGCTTGGACACGTACCAAGTCCCCTTTTTTTAATTCAGAGACGGGACGCTTTTCAATGGAATCATCTTCTTTGACCAGTGCAGCTTCTTTTGGAATCAGCTCGGCAAGCGATTGTTGCGCATCCCCTGCTTCACCGACTGCTTTCATTTCAATCCAGTGTCCGAGTAACATAATGAGGATTAAAGATGCGAATTCAAAGAAAAAGTCCATCATTGTATTACCGGTTAAATAAGCTGTCACAACAGCGTAGACACTATAAATATAAGATACAGAAATACCGAGTGAGACTAAAGCCATCATACCAGGTGCCTTTTGTTTAAACTCCGCAATAGCGCCTTGATAAAAAGTTCTCCCGCCATAAGCCAGTAAAATTGTAGATAGAATTGCTACTAAAATATCTGAGTATGGGAATGTAAACTGAAATGGCAAGGTAATGCCCATTAAAGGCGATAAAATTAAAATGGGAATACCTAAGGGTAATGAACCAAAAAATAGTTTCTTAAAATCACCATGATGATGGTGCTCATGCCCTCCACCCATATGCTCGTCGTGATGATGTTCATCATGTTTGTGCCCCTCATGATGCGAATGGTCGTGTTCATGATGATCTGCGTGTTCTGCTGATTCTTTCTTCATGTTAAACTCCCTTTCTTTTATCGATTACACTTGTAATCGTTTGTTCATTTTCATTTTACCACAGCTGGTTTTTAAGTCAACTACAAAGAAAAAAAGGCGCCTTAAGGCAACCTTTTTATTTTTATCATTTCTCTTGACCAGAATAAAAATCTTCTGGCGCTATATCCTCATAGATCACACGAATAGCATCCGGAGATGCAAACTTTAATTCCTCCATTTTTTCAATAATGGCCTTAGCTAATTCTTCTTTTTGTTGTGGTGTCCGTCCTTCTTTTAACTGGATTCTTACAAATGGCATCGTTATTCCCCCTCTTTTATTTACCTGAATTGTAGCATATCTCACAAAATACGAGTATAATAAGCAACTATTCTTTGACAAAAGGGATATTCTTCGTGCATAGTAGGGATACAAATATAGCGTAAGGCTGGTGGATATATTGGCAAACCGATTAACAAATCCAAATTTGTTTCAAGGTAATCTCAATAAAAAACAATATTTTGAAGGTTGGTACTATAAACAGGTCAGTGCAGATGGTAAAACCGCAATCAGTTTCATTCCAGGTATTAGTTTAAATAAAGACGAACCCCATTCCTTCGTTCAATACATTATTGTTCAAGAAGATGAACGAGAAGATACTCATACGGGTTATTTACGATTAACCAAAGATGCTTTCAAATGGCAAGATGACCCTTTCCAAGTCATGGTGGGTGAAAATCTTTTCTCGACCGAAAAATTATCTGTTAATATTGAAACAAAAACAGACCGCATATCCGGTGCCATCTATTTCGGTGCCCTTAGTCCAATTGGAACCTCTGCACTACAGCCAAACATTATGGGGCCATTTGCTTATTTTCCTAAAATGGAATGCTACCATGGTATCACGAGTATGAATCATAGCCTACAAGGTAGTTTGTTGATTAATGGAAAAATGGTTGATTTTACAGGTGGCAAAGGGTATATCGAAAAAGATTGGGGAAGTAAATTTCCTAAACACTATGTTTGGATTCAAAGTAATCATTTTAGAGAAGAAGATACGAGCGTTTTCTTTTCCGTTGCCCATGTTCCTTTCTTAGGAATGGAGCTTCAAGGCTTTATTTCAAATATTCATGTTAAAGGAAAAGAATATCGTTTTGCTACTTATAACAACTCAAAACTCAGCATCTCTTTCCCCTCTGAAAACCAAGTAAACGTTAAAATAGAAAACGATCAAGCTGAAGTGACCCTAATTGGTACCGTTGAACATCTCGGTAATCTACAAGCACCAGTTGAATCTGGTATGCATAAAACCATTAAAGAAGGCGTTTCTGGTAACCTTCAAATGGAATTATGGGATAAAGAAACCGATTATTACTACCAAGGACTTGGAACCATGGCCGGAATTGAAATTGTTGACGCCCATGAGATGAAGAGTACTATGTAGAATATTTTAAGAATACAATAAATATCTATAATTAAAAAAGAGAATAAAAAATACTATGGAATTAATAAAAACAAGAGGCTATTAATCTCTTGTTTTTATTAATTCCATATAATACAATCCCGTTTCTATCAAACTAATTCTTATTGCATCTTTATTTGCACTATGTAAATCTGATAGTTTCACAAAACTAGAATTTTCAACACCTAATCTACCTCTTATATATTTCCCAATCATGCTTTTACTTGGAAATGATGATATTTGTTTAGGATAAATCCCATTAGGGCCTTGACTTCCTTCTAAAATCGCCTCCATTTTTATACCATCGTCCCACAATATTTCTACCGGTTCATTTTGCCGAATAGACTCCCCACTGCTATTTCTTACCACAACTGCATCTGTTTTCTTTTGTGGAAATAGTTTTGGGAACTTTCTAATATTCTCCATTGAAATAGGGATATATGCGACATCCTCACGATTATGTGCGCCACCATGTCCCCAGTTAATTCCACTTTTTTGCGGCATAGTTTTTTCTCCTGTAGAACTATCAAATATATACAAAGGTACTATACATCTACTATCACTAAAATAAATAGTGGATGTTCCAATTAGGGGGCTAGAGCCATAGTTTTGAATTATATTAGTAGCATTCGCACTATTTACGGAATTTCCTAATATAGTGTCCGTGTAAGAAGATAGTGTCTCGTAAGAATCATCGGTAGCTTCTCCTAATATTTCTCTATATGGTTTTTTTAAACCGTTTACAGAAAAGTTAGCTGAACCCAATAGTGCATAAGTAATTTTTCCTTCTTTCCTCCAAATATATACTTTTGAATGAACAGGTATTTTTGAATATAAAATTTCTAAGTTAGAACTATTCTGAGATATTTGTTGTAATTGTTTATGTAAAGCTTCGGATATTCCGCTCGCCCCATACATACCATATACTACAGTTGCCTTAAGAGAAGTCTGGCTCAGATCTTCAACTGGTTTTGGCCCTATAAACCCAGAAATAATAATAATCTCATCAGAAAATTGGTTGGCTTTGTTATTAAATATTAATCTATATAAATCATCTGAAAAAATCATAAAAACAGCTCATTTCATTATTTTAATATAATTAACTCTTTAAATTGTTTAGTGATATTTTTCTCAGATAAATATTACTAAAGACAATATCAATATTCCAGCTTATAATATAATTTTTAACATCAAGTTTATGGAGGTGATTTAATGAATGAAGATATATTCCAAATAATTAAAGATTATGTAAAGTTAATTGGTTTAGATAAAAAAAATATTGTTACCTTTACTATTGATGATAATAATACCAAACAAATAGAGGACATAACAATAATAGATACTATGAAAAATATTAACCATGTACTTTTAATAGAAAGCTTATATAATTTAAGCCTAAATAACATTGGTAAAAGTATTATAATACTTCGCAAGGTTGACTTTAGTATGGAAAATATTAATACTATTTCTAATGGTTTAGATTTATTATATAAAGTTCAAAATGAAAACTACGATTTCCAAGTTATTGATTATTTGCTAAGTGACGGGTTATTTTATTTTTCGTTAGTGAGCAACGACTTAATTTAGCATTACTTTTTAAGTTAGATATTTTGAATACATAATTTGTGGATCTCTTGCTATTACATTTATTGGATCAAGCCCTAAATCGTCCATAAATTCTAGTGAAACATAAGAGTATTTTACTCCTAAGTCGTTATCTTCAGCTAAATTATCTTTAGGTACTATAAATGAGTTCGTAAATGTATATTGATTAATCATTGCTAGGTTTGAGAAAGCTAATTCGTATAAATATTGCTTTGTAATATCCCCTACACCAGGTTGTTTACGAACCCTACTATCCGTAAATTCAATTAAATAATACTTAGCATCAAATATATCAAATCTCTTTTCGATATTATTAACATGCAAAATGTCTAGCTCTAATGTTTTACTTGCTTTATATTCAGTTTCTGTTTCCATTAATGTCCATTTAGGAACATCTACTACTTCTTTTAGTGGTAAGTCCTGTCTATATTGAATTAACTTATAATTATTTTTTTTAATTACAGTTCCTTCTGAAATAAGATTTAATTCAGCTAGTGTTTTGTTTAAATCATTTTTATAATATTTTTTACATACTTCTTCCCATACTAAATTAAATGAACTAGTTCCGTAAAATTCTACTTCTGAACTATCTGTTTTTAGGGCCTTTTTTCTAATATATTTTAGAAGGTTTTTTAAAATTAATTGCTTAGAATTAATAAATTGAGAATTTAATTCTGACTCTAATAAATACTCTAAGTAATCACTATTTCCAATATCTTCCAAATAATCATCTGAGATAATTACTGGTTCAAATCCGATTAAATTTAAGACATCTTTTAATTCAGTAGATATTTCTGTTAATATTGCAGCATGTATTCTCCTAATTATGTTGCCATTATCTTGAATAACATTTTTGTTAATATAATTTAAATAAAAAGGAACTCCTTTTATAATGTGAGCATTTTTTTCATTAATTGTTTTATCCCAAAGTATTTCTCCATCTCCATTTAACTCAATATTAGTAGTTTCACTTGAATATAGTCCATTCTCAAAATAAGACGTTTGCAAGTACATCTTTAGTGCTAAAAAACTCTCATTATCGTTATCAAATTCCAAATTACTATCAATGTATAAACTCTGAAACTTTTGTATTACCCGTAGTATTTGTATAAGCTTCTGTTTATTTCCAGAATAATCTGCAAATATATTGTTAATATATTTCGGATAAACTACTATACAAATATCTTTAATTAATAAAATACCTACGTATTTAAAGTAAAAATATTCATCATATTTTATTTCGTTTTCTAAATCAGCATTGACTAAGCTATTAATTTCTACTTTGGAAGATTTTTGGTATAAGACTTTTGTTGACTTTAATTTTTTTATTAAATTATTTGCTGGATAAGCACTAGTAGACTCAAATTCACTTTTAATTTTGGAAGGAGTTATTTTACTATCTTCTTGAAAATATAGTATATGCATTAATCTATCTCCTAAACAATAGTAATAAACATTGATTAATAATTCTTTGTTTTTTATTCGTCATTTAATTCAATATCAATTTCCTCATGATTAATAAATATTCTAACCCCTATATTATCAAATTCATTCAAAATTTCAGAATAAATCATTTTCTCTTGGTCAAGAGTGAATAATTCATTCCTCCGATGCTTTCCAACATCTTCAAATAGGTAATTTAATACTTTTCTTTTAAACGAATTAGTTAAACGTATATTAGCTTCTTCATATGTTTCATTTGATTTAACTTCTAAAATTTTTTTTGAAATAAAATAAGGACCAAGGAGTTTATCTTCCGCTATTTTTAATTTAATTAATTGTTTGTTTATAAACTGGCGCAATTCGTTCCACTCTACAGTCCCATTATTTAATATAATTTTTGCATACTGCGTAAATTCTTCTCTGTTTTCTTCAAAAGCCTGGTTTATTCCAAAATATTTTTGCTCCCATCTCCGCTTAAACGCTGTATCTAAAGGCATGACTCCTTGGTCAGCACTATTCATTGTAGTCCATATATAAAAATTTTGAGGAAATATAAGCCCTTCGTTTAATTGTCCCCCTTCTGTATAACTGTTAGGATTCATTAAGCCTTCTTCGGTTAAATATATTTTCATATCCTCACCGATACTTATTGGATACTCACTTCTATCATTATCGTCTCTATCTAATAATTGAAAAAAATCTCCAAATACAGCACTAACATTAGCTCTGTTAAGCTCTTCAATTATTAATAAAAACGGTTGATTAGGTTTCATTAAGGCTTCTACTAAAGTTTTTAGTAAAATTCCCGGAATATATTTGTACGTTATTCTTTCTTCTCCTTCAAAGATATAAGGGAAGGGCTTAAATGTTCCAATAAATTGTCCGTAGGTCATATTAGGATGGAAAGTTATCCTTTTAATATTTTGGGATGGAAAGGCTTCACTATCTTTTTTCAATCTATAACTTTTTCCAGTACCTGGAGCCCCAAAGTATATATATTGTCTATAATCTTCAATCAATTCATATGAATCATCGTTAGTTCTAATTTCCGAAGTGTTTGTCTCAATACGGTCGAACCCACTACTAATTTTAGCTATTTCTAATTCGTGATTATTTTGAGTTACAACTTCAACATATCTACTTCTATTTGTTCGATTATCCAATGTTGATCTTGCAGTTTCAAATGAAAGTTCGGAGTGCTCTTTATTACATATACTTTGTAAATGGGCTATCTTTCCAACCCAATTAGGGTGGATTTTGAGCTTTCTACTAGAAGAAGAAATAAAATATTCGGTTCCAATTAAATACTGAAACATTATATTTCTTTGGCTTCTTTTGTGCTGTTCAGTACTCTCATCATTAAAATCGTAATATATGTTTCCTATTTCTTCTATACTTATTTCTATGGATTCTTGCTCCCTACCACTTTCTAGTATGTGTGTTAGTAATTTATCTAATAAATGGAAGTACACAATCTCTCCTTCTTCATTAGTGGCATAAGAAAAAAGATTTAAAAATACAATACTGAGATATCTCGATATTGTTATTTCATTATTTGCAACTCTTTTTGCGAGTGCAGATAGTGTGAAATTTTGATCTTCCCAGATACCAAAAGCACCACCATCTTGATAAATTTTTTGAAACTTATCTTTCAAATTTTGAAACTCTTCTTCTGAATAACTTCCATCAAGAAATTTTATTGTATCTTCTATGTTCGCACCACCATAACTAAATCTTCCTCCTTCGCGGAATATTTCAAAAGCTGATATAGATCTAATAACAATTTTTTCAGATGGTGATAACTCTCTATTTAATCCTTCATGAGATAATTGGTAGTTTGCTATGTCTTTTGAAGCATATATTAATGCTTGTAAGTGGTTTACTTTATCTGCTTTTATACTTTCATCAAAACGTGACTTAAGTGAATCTAAAATCGCCATTTAATCCCTCCTATACTTAATACATTATACCATTAGAATTTTAGTAATAAACTTTATATATTAAGATGAATACGAAATATAAAAAAGAGATAATCTAATTAGATTATCTCTTAAATGGGCATCTATAAAATTTTAAATAAACATTTACACAATTTTTTTTTCTTTTTTTACTATTTCAATCATTAATTCTTCAATTGCTAAAGCCAATCGACGAGCAAATTCTGGTGGTACTGCATTCCCAATCATTTTATAATTATTTCCTCTTGTTGATATAAATTCAAAATCATCCGGAAATGATTGTAATCGGGCTGCCTCACGAACGGTAATTGTTCTTTTTTGCTTTGGATCGGGGTGAATAAACCTCAATCCGTCTTTGTAGAGATGAGCTGTAATAGTGGTACTAGGTAAGTTTTCCCTTAAAACATGATATTTGTGTACTTTAGAATTACCACCAGTAGCTTCATTATATATTTTATTAAGTGCTCGTGCATCCTGGAGCTCATTCTTACCACTAGCTATATCGTTAGCTAATAATTCGAATATTTTTATGTCTCTTTCATTTTGAAATCGTGCTACATGTCCCCAAGTGTAATGATACTTATCTGTAAGAGTATGAGATTGTTTACCAATTCCCACTATAAAATCTGCTTGCTCTTTAGGGTAAAGAGCTGGTAAATCACCAATTGCATCCGTTACTGTTAACTCAATACTACTTTTATATTTTGGTAATATCTGTTCATAGAAATTAACAAGTATAGATTGCATTTCTTCATAGGATTTATTGCCTTTTCTAATCCCTACTAATATCACTCTACGTCTATTTTGAGGAACTCCATAATTCTTTATATCAATTAATGCATGTTCTTTTATATTATCAACAATTTCATACCCTATACTCTCA from Jeotgalibaca dankookensis harbors:
- a CDS encoding copper-translocating P-type ATPase, yielding MKKESAEHADHHEHDHSHHEGHKHDEHHHDEHMGGGHEHHHHGDFKKLFFGSLPLGIPILILSPLMGITLPFQFTFPYSDILVAILSTILLAYGGRTFYQGAIAEFKQKAPGMMALVSLGISVSYIYSVYAVVTAYLTGNTMMDFFFEFASLILIMLLGHWIEMKAVGEAGDAQQSLAELIPKEAALVKEDDSIEKRPVSELKKGDLVRVQAGENIPADGKVVRGESRVNEALLTGESKLVEKKVEDKVIGGSTNGDAALFIEVSETGDQSFISQVQNLIREAQNQPSHAENLANKVAGWLFYIALGVSIVAFVVWLILADLQTAVRFTVTTLVIACPHALGLAIPLVVARSTSLGASRGLLVKDREALELANKADIMVLDKTGTLTTGTFEVLDVQVLNESYAKEKVIGLLAGIESGSSHPIAKSIVAYSKAADVKPVAFDSVSIISGSGVEGESAGKHYQLLSQKSYGKDLNIDIPTGATVSILIEEGQAIGMVALGDELKATSADLIKTLKEQGIEALMATGDNEAAAKAIADELGISYVSNQSPQDKYNLVEKLKKEGKTVIMVGDGVNDAPPLALADVGLAVGAGTQVAIDSADVVLTQSDPGDIAAFIELAQKTTRKMNENLLWGAGYNFIAIPLAAGILAPIGFTLSPAVGAILMSLSTVIVAINALFLRLDDKK
- a CDS encoding tautomerase family protein → MPFVRIQLKEGRTPQQKEELAKAIIEKMEELKFASPDAIRVIYEDIAPEDFYSGQEK
- a CDS encoding tocopherol cyclase family protein, translating into MANRLTNPNLFQGNLNKKQYFEGWYYKQVSADGKTAISFIPGISLNKDEPHSFVQYIIVQEDEREDTHTGYLRLTKDAFKWQDDPFQVMVGENLFSTEKLSVNIETKTDRISGAIYFGALSPIGTSALQPNIMGPFAYFPKMECYHGITSMNHSLQGSLLINGKMVDFTGGKGYIEKDWGSKFPKHYVWIQSNHFREEDTSVFFSVAHVPFLGMELQGFISNIHVKGKEYRFATYNNSKLSISFPSENQVNVKIENDQAEVTLIGTVEHLGNLQAPVESGMHKTIKEGVSGNLQMELWDKETDYYYQGLGTMAGIEIVDAHEMKSTM
- a CDS encoding restriction endonuclease PLD domain-containing protein, with translation MIFSDDLYRLIFNNKANQFSDEIIIISGFIGPKPVEDLSQTSLKATVVYGMYGASGISEALHKQLQQISQNSSNLEILYSKIPVHSKVYIWRKEGKITYALLGSANFSVNGLKKPYREILGEATDDSYETLSSYTDTILGNSVNSANATNIIQNYGSSPLIGTSTIYFSDSRCIVPLYIFDSSTGEKTMPQKSGINWGHGGAHNREDVAYIPISMENIRKFPKLFPQKKTDAVVVRNSSGESIRQNEPVEILWDDGIKMEAILEGSQGPNGIYPKQISSFPSKSMIGKYIRGRLGVENSSFVKLSDLHSANKDAIRISLIETGLYYMELIKTRD
- a CDS encoding LlaJI family restriction endonuclease: MHILYFQEDSKITPSKIKSEFESTSAYPANNLIKKLKSTKVLYQKSSKVEINSLVNADLENEIKYDEYFYFKYVGILLIKDICIVVYPKYINNIFADYSGNKQKLIQILRVIQKFQSLYIDSNLEFDNDNESFLALKMYLQTSYFENGLYSSETTNIELNGDGEILWDKTINEKNAHIIKGVPFYLNYINKNVIQDNGNIIRRIHAAILTEISTELKDVLNLIGFEPVIISDDYLEDIGNSDYLEYLLESELNSQFINSKQLILKNLLKYIRKKALKTDSSEVEFYGTSSFNLVWEEVCKKYYKNDLNKTLAELNLISEGTVIKKNNYKLIQYRQDLPLKEVVDVPKWTLMETETEYKASKTLELDILHVNNIEKRFDIFDAKYYLIEFTDSRVRKQPGVGDITKQYLYELAFSNLAMINQYTFTNSFIVPKDNLAEDNDLGVKYSYVSLEFMDDLGLDPINVIARDPQIMYSKYLT
- a CDS encoding AAA family ATPase encodes the protein MAILDSLKSRFDESIKADKVNHLQALIYASKDIANYQLSHEGLNRELSPSEKIVIRSISAFEIFREGGRFSYGGANIEDTIKFLDGSYSEEEFQNLKDKFQKIYQDGGAFGIWEDQNFTLSALAKRVANNEITISRYLSIVFLNLFSYATNEEGEIVYFHLLDKLLTHILESGREQESIEISIEEIGNIYYDFNDESTEQHKRSQRNIMFQYLIGTEYFISSSSRKLKIHPNWVGKIAHLQSICNKEHSELSFETARSTLDNRTNRSRYVEVVTQNNHELEIAKISSGFDRIETNTSEIRTNDDSYELIEDYRQYIYFGAPGTGKSYRLKKDSEAFPSQNIKRITFHPNMTYGQFIGTFKPFPYIFEGEERITYKYIPGILLKTLVEALMKPNQPFLLIIEELNRANVSAVFGDFFQLLDRDDNDRSEYPISIGEDMKIYLTEEGLMNPNSYTEGGQLNEGLIFPQNFYIWTTMNSADQGVMPLDTAFKRRWEQKYFGINQAFEENREEFTQYAKIILNNGTVEWNELRQFINKQLIKLKIAEDKLLGPYFISKKILEVKSNETYEEANIRLTNSFKRKVLNYLFEDVGKHRRNELFTLDQEKMIYSEILNEFDNIGVRIFINHEEIDIELNDE
- a CDS encoding DNA cytosine methyltransferase, with the protein product MRKIKIMDLFAGAGGLLEGFMQTKRYEPIASVEWEKAPLETLKNRLVNHYGIKDAEKSSIWFDMQRTDELFNGFEDKKYGKSKGLDYFLKEKLDVIIGGPPCQAYSQAGRTKDKYGMKHDYRNYLFEYYLKTVERYQPEIFVFENVPGMLSAMPDGTKIVDLIKNDVESIGYEIVDNIKEHALIDIKNYGVPQNRRRVILVGIRKGNKSYEEMQSILVNFYEQILPKYKSSIELTVTDAIGDLPALYPKEQADFIVGIGKQSHTLTDKYHYTWGHVARFQNERDIKIFELLANDIASGKNELQDARALNKIYNEATGGNSKVHKYHVLRENLPSTTITAHLYKDGLRFIHPDPKQKRTITVREAARLQSFPDDFEFISTRGNNYKMIGNAVPPEFARRLALAIEELMIEIVKKEKKIV